Proteins from a single region of Mustela erminea isolate mMusErm1 chromosome X, mMusErm1.Pri, whole genome shotgun sequence:
- the VGLL1 gene encoding transcription cofactor vestigial-like protein 1 isoform X2, translating to MEEMEKTGIQLQRPIKTEWNPRCVLFTYFQGDIGSVVDEHFSRALRNVRSPEGLSPSTQSPDVMLRNDSDMPPNQWRFSSQWTKPESEASFAYGATNCSLNGPSVPMPDQYPVPLAGSPSDPSDEPWQYPFLGSPSCSEPGYSHAYSSEHMVLEPQPDGKYEPFLSLLQQDQHLAHPQESAVWEDYSSAQVAGGPGSLCDLPPSSAHGQSPERRNVFFY from the exons atggaagagatggagaagactGGTATTCAGCTGCAGAGACCTATAAAGACAGAGTGGAATCCCCGGTGtgtcctcttcacctatttccaAGGGGACATCGGCAGTGTAGTGGATGAGCACTTCTCCAGAGCTCTGCGCAATGTCAGGAGCCCCGAGGGCTTGAGCCCCTCAACCCAGAGCCCAGACGTGATGCTGAGGAATG ATAGTGACATGCCTCCAAATCAGTGGCGTTTCTCTTCCCAGTGGACAAAGCCAGAGTCAGAAGCATCTTTTGCTTATGGTGCCACCAACTGCAGCTTGAATGGGCCCAGTGTCCCGATGCCGGATCAGTACCCAGTGCCCCTGGCGGGGAGCCCCTCTGATCCGTCTGACGAGCCGTGGCAGTACCCCTTCCTGGGCAGCCCCAGCTGCTCAGAGCCTGGCTACTCTCATGCCTACTCCAGTGAGCACATGGTTCTAGAACCCCAGCCCGATGGGAAATATGAGCCCTTTCTAAGTCTCCTCCAGCAAGACCAACACCTCGCCCATCCTCAGGAATCTGCCGTGTGGGAGGACTACAGCTCTGCCCAGGTAGCCGGAGGCCCCGGATCGCTCTGCGACTTGCCTCCCAGCTCAGCCCACG
- the VGLL1 gene encoding transcription cofactor vestigial-like protein 1 isoform X1 yields MEEMEKTGIQLQRPIKTEWNPRCVLFTYFQGDIGSVVDEHFSRALRNVRSPEGLSPSTQSPDVMLRNDSDMPPNQWRFSSQWTKPESEASFAYGATNCSLNGPSVPMPDQYPVPLAGSPSDPSDEPWQYPFLGSPSCSEPGYSHAYSSEHMVLEPQPDGKYEPFLSLLQQDQHLAHPQESAVWEDYSSAQVAGGPGSLCDLPPSSAHESQSPERRNVFFY; encoded by the exons atggaagagatggagaagactGGTATTCAGCTGCAGAGACCTATAAAGACAGAGTGGAATCCCCGGTGtgtcctcttcacctatttccaAGGGGACATCGGCAGTGTAGTGGATGAGCACTTCTCCAGAGCTCTGCGCAATGTCAGGAGCCCCGAGGGCTTGAGCCCCTCAACCCAGAGCCCAGACGTGATGCTGAGGAATG ATAGTGACATGCCTCCAAATCAGTGGCGTTTCTCTTCCCAGTGGACAAAGCCAGAGTCAGAAGCATCTTTTGCTTATGGTGCCACCAACTGCAGCTTGAATGGGCCCAGTGTCCCGATGCCGGATCAGTACCCAGTGCCCCTGGCGGGGAGCCCCTCTGATCCGTCTGACGAGCCGTGGCAGTACCCCTTCCTGGGCAGCCCCAGCTGCTCAGAGCCTGGCTACTCTCATGCCTACTCCAGTGAGCACATGGTTCTAGAACCCCAGCCCGATGGGAAATATGAGCCCTTTCTAAGTCTCCTCCAGCAAGACCAACACCTCGCCCATCCTCAGGAATCTGCCGTGTGGGAGGACTACAGCTCTGCCCAGGTAGCCGGAGGCCCCGGATCGCTCTGCGACTTGCCTCCCAGCTCAGCCCACG